One part of the Sorangiineae bacterium MSr11954 genome encodes these proteins:
- a CDS encoding dihydrofolate reductase family protein codes for MRKIMVAAFVSLDGVMQAPGGPEEDPTGGFEHGGWVAGYPDDVVGAAMGELLSKPYELLLGRKTYDIFAAHWPHITDPNAPDFAIAEAFNRVTKHVATHRPESLAWNNSRTLGPDPVAKLRELKKEEGLALLTQGSSDFLQTLFANDLVDELRLLVYPIVLGRGKRLFGSSAKPAGFRLESSQVSPNGIIVAAYTRAGDVKTGSFALEEPTPEEIARRNDLR; via the coding sequence ATGCGAAAGATCATGGTTGCCGCGTTCGTGAGCCTGGATGGAGTCATGCAAGCACCCGGTGGGCCCGAGGAAGACCCGACGGGCGGGTTCGAGCATGGAGGATGGGTCGCCGGGTACCCCGACGATGTCGTGGGGGCAGCGATGGGCGAGCTCTTGTCGAAGCCGTACGAGCTCCTGCTCGGGCGCAAGACGTACGATATCTTCGCCGCGCACTGGCCGCACATCACCGATCCAAACGCGCCTGATTTCGCGATTGCAGAGGCATTCAACCGCGTTACGAAGCATGTCGCAACGCATCGTCCCGAATCGCTGGCTTGGAACAACAGCCGTACCCTCGGTCCCGATCCCGTCGCGAAGCTTCGCGAGCTGAAAAAAGAAGAGGGCCTCGCGCTGCTCACGCAGGGCTCGAGCGACTTCCTCCAGACGCTCTTTGCAAACGATCTCGTCGACGAGCTGCGCCTCCTCGTCTATCCGATCGTGCTCGGGAGGGGCAAGCGCCTGTTCGGCAGCAGCGCGAAGCCGGCCGGCTTTCGGCTCGAGAGCTCCCAAGTGTCGCCAAATGGGATCATCGTCGCGGCGTACACGCGTGCGGGCGACGTCAAGACGGGATCGTTCGCGCTCGAGGAGCCCACGCCGGAAGAGATCGCACGACGCAACGACCTGAGGTGA
- a CDS encoding GNAT family N-acetyltransferase — translation MADALRTWYPDVVVGAESYHLDEEYYHRSVQLLETEEERDTLALVLRHAEGIVGLVMLTKDERSRTVTSRMGALAPDHRRGAVGLLGIMLFDAAAKKLGASVVYTFVTLKSKHQQLIYERFGFQLVGIMPAWDIDMIEPNRPKRVFEAIYAKVLAPKSEWHIPQRDTMTARTRALWDFLFTPDDLQAMDTSQSR, via the coding sequence GTGGCCGACGCGTTGAGGACCTGGTACCCCGACGTGGTGGTTGGAGCCGAGAGCTACCATCTCGACGAGGAGTACTACCATCGATCGGTCCAACTCCTCGAGACCGAGGAGGAGCGAGATACCCTCGCCCTCGTGCTCCGGCACGCGGAGGGTATCGTCGGTCTCGTCATGCTGACCAAGGACGAGCGAAGCCGGACGGTGACCTCGCGCATGGGGGCCCTGGCGCCCGACCACCGCCGGGGTGCCGTTGGCCTCCTCGGCATCATGCTCTTCGATGCGGCCGCCAAGAAGCTGGGCGCGAGCGTCGTTTACACGTTCGTCACATTGAAGTCGAAGCATCAACAGCTCATTTACGAGCGATTCGGATTTCAGCTCGTCGGGATCATGCCCGCATGGGATATCGATATGATCGAACCGAATCGACCCAAGCGCGTGTTCGAAGCCATTTACGCAAAGGTCCTCGCGCCGAAGAGTGAATGGCACATCCCCCAACGCGATACCATGACGGCAAGGACCCGGGCGCTCTGGGATTTTCTTTTCACTCCGGATGATCTTCAGGCCATGGACACGTCCCAATCTCGTTGA
- a CDS encoding nuclear transport factor 2 family protein, with product MSAEKRDTTEVIRRFNDAFQRHEPALLDDLIGEHCVLENTNPAPDGARYTGRAGCLSVWRGIAGDPNIRFDLDETVILGEHALIYWRLHWPGGNVRGINVMRVQGGFIVEARGYVKGA from the coding sequence ATGAGCGCGGAAAAACGAGACACGACCGAGGTGATACGCCGATTCAACGATGCGTTCCAGCGCCACGAGCCCGCGCTCCTCGACGATCTCATCGGCGAGCATTGCGTGCTCGAGAACACCAACCCAGCTCCAGATGGCGCACGCTATACGGGGCGCGCGGGTTGTCTGAGCGTGTGGCGCGGAATCGCAGGCGATCCCAACATTCGCTTCGACCTCGATGAAACCGTGATCTTGGGTGAGCATGCGCTCATCTATTGGCGCCTGCACTGGCCCGGCGGAAACGTTCGCGGCATCAATGTGATGCGCGTGCAAGGAGGGTTTATCGTCGAAGCGCGCGGCTACGTCAAAGGGGCGTAG
- a CDS encoding AraC family transcriptional regulator, translating to MDALSEALRSFRITGAVFFNAELTAPWGFSSKAASDVAHLLAPGTEHLVLFHLVTEGRATASIAGHGNVELEAGDIVVFPHGDAHELRHGHVAVLTDSAELLPKILSGSLEVERGGGGGEPTKFVCGYFGCERYAERLFLAGLPPVFKVDVRGDAAGAWLETSIRHLVSEVESPRAGRRALLSKLSEALFIEVLCRYMDALPPERIGWLAAARDPMVGKALACIHGAPARAWTLASLAREAGTSRTVLVDRFTHLLGQSPLAYLGRWRLQIAARLLETTDRKVLQVALDVGYESEAAFNRAFKRELGAPPARYRRSVRETMTGLVARGH from the coding sequence ATGGATGCTCTGTCGGAGGCCCTTCGCAGCTTTCGGATCACCGGCGCCGTCTTCTTCAACGCCGAGCTCACCGCCCCTTGGGGCTTCTCATCGAAGGCCGCGAGCGACGTGGCGCATCTTCTTGCGCCGGGCACCGAGCACCTCGTCTTGTTCCACCTGGTGACCGAGGGACGCGCCACGGCATCCATCGCGGGGCACGGAAATGTGGAGCTCGAGGCGGGCGACATCGTCGTCTTTCCGCACGGTGACGCCCACGAGCTGCGTCATGGGCACGTGGCCGTGCTCACCGACAGCGCCGAGCTGCTCCCCAAGATCCTCTCCGGATCGCTCGAGGTGGAACGCGGTGGCGGCGGCGGGGAGCCGACCAAGTTCGTGTGCGGCTACTTCGGGTGCGAGCGCTACGCCGAGCGCCTCTTTCTCGCGGGTCTGCCGCCGGTGTTCAAGGTCGACGTCCGCGGCGACGCCGCCGGCGCGTGGCTCGAGACCTCCATCCGCCATCTGGTGTCCGAGGTCGAATCCCCGCGCGCGGGCCGGCGGGCGCTGCTCTCGAAGCTCTCGGAGGCGCTCTTCATCGAGGTGCTCTGCAGGTACATGGACGCGCTGCCCCCCGAACGAATCGGCTGGCTCGCGGCCGCCCGCGATCCCATGGTCGGCAAGGCCCTCGCGTGCATCCATGGCGCCCCGGCGCGAGCATGGACCTTGGCCAGCTTGGCCCGCGAAGCAGGCACCTCGCGCACCGTCCTGGTCGACCGATTCACGCACTTGCTGGGGCAATCACCGCTCGCATACCTCGGTCGCTGGCGGCTCCAGATCGCGGCCCGGCTCCTCGAGACCACCGATCGCAAAGTCCTGCAAGTGGCGCTCGACGTCGGCTACGAGTCGGAGGCCGCCTTCAATCGCGCTTTCAAGCGCGAGCTCGGCGCGCCTCCCGCCCGCTATCGCCGGAGCGTGCGTGAGACCATGACGGGGCTCGTCGCGCGCGGGCACTGA
- a CDS encoding M28 family peptidase, which translates to MRTRGVVVTSLTVLALWACSDANSRDVTALAPSELANNNNANGARTGSTLTAEALADDTDPMVHLEYLASDALRGRNAPSADFDKAATYVTDFVKKYGLVGPNPGDSNGPYAQSFQQGALAADLTPEGQRAAHVHSLDTRDPSSYGSSQFEHGFYIDPKSSSPEASALAQRSDAVLAGNTHNVLATLEGTGPKKNEVIVAMAHLDHLGVGSGGAVYNGADDNGSGSSVLLSLVPLLAQAKANGELNRSILFFWTSAEEDGLVGSKYFVDHPIAGIGLSQIVGVVNMDMVGRWDDQRISVIDTKSDGTTSYLSALLTQANNALPDPFDRINHDIAAYARRQDGASFYDKNEDVLFVFEGLSNPAGGGNLHSDYHQPTDDVSKIVAENGGRKVRRVRDLLNSTLKLAANADIGGGPTCTGTSYKGTLTGTGTQAFQPSDSGYDSTVSGTHGAKLVGPGGTDFDLFLQKWNGTSWAQVSKSDGSTSNESVSYPGTAGKYRWRVYSYSGSGEYSLCTQKP; encoded by the coding sequence ATGAGAACACGCGGGGTGGTCGTCACATCGCTGACCGTTTTGGCGCTATGGGCTTGCAGCGACGCGAATTCTCGCGATGTCACGGCGCTGGCTCCCTCGGAGCTGGCCAACAATAACAATGCGAACGGTGCGCGCACCGGGAGCACATTGACGGCGGAGGCCCTTGCGGATGATACCGATCCGATGGTGCACCTCGAGTATCTGGCGAGCGATGCGCTTCGCGGGCGCAATGCGCCATCCGCGGACTTCGACAAGGCGGCGACGTATGTGACGGACTTCGTCAAGAAGTACGGATTGGTCGGCCCCAACCCGGGCGACTCGAACGGTCCGTATGCGCAGTCGTTTCAACAGGGTGCGCTGGCGGCCGATCTCACGCCGGAAGGACAGCGAGCGGCACACGTGCATAGCCTCGATACGCGCGATCCGTCGTCGTACGGCAGCTCGCAGTTCGAGCATGGCTTCTACATCGATCCGAAGTCGTCGTCCCCCGAGGCGAGCGCCCTCGCCCAGCGCTCCGATGCGGTGCTCGCGGGCAACACGCACAACGTGCTCGCGACCTTGGAAGGCACCGGCCCGAAGAAGAACGAAGTCATCGTCGCCATGGCCCACCTCGACCACCTCGGCGTGGGCTCGGGCGGGGCCGTGTACAACGGCGCCGACGACAACGGATCCGGGAGCTCCGTTCTCCTCTCCTTGGTGCCGCTGCTCGCGCAGGCCAAGGCCAATGGCGAATTGAATCGCTCGATCCTGTTCTTCTGGACGTCGGCCGAGGAAGACGGCCTGGTGGGATCGAAGTATTTCGTCGATCACCCCATCGCGGGCATCGGGCTTTCGCAGATCGTGGGCGTCGTCAACATGGATATGGTCGGGCGCTGGGACGATCAACGCATCAGCGTGATCGACACCAAGTCGGACGGGACGACGAGCTATCTCTCGGCGTTGCTCACACAAGCGAACAACGCGCTGCCGGATCCGTTCGATCGGATCAACCACGATATCGCCGCCTACGCGCGGCGCCAGGACGGCGCCTCCTTCTACGACAAGAACGAGGACGTGCTCTTCGTCTTCGAGGGCCTGAGCAACCCGGCCGGCGGCGGCAACCTGCATTCCGACTATCACCAGCCCACGGACGACGTTTCCAAGATCGTCGCCGAAAACGGCGGCCGAAAGGTGCGCCGCGTCCGCGATCTCCTGAACTCGACCCTCAAGCTCGCCGCGAACGCCGACATCGGCGGAGGCCCGACCTGCACGGGCACCTCCTACAAGGGCACCTTGACGGGTACCGGCACGCAGGCCTTCCAGCCGAGCGACAGCGGCTACGACAGCACGGTCTCGGGAACGCACGGGGCGAAGCTCGTTGGGCCGGGCGGCACCGATTTCGACCTTTTCCTGCAGAAGTGGAATGGCACTTCGTGGGCCCAGGTGAGCAAGTCCGACGGTTCCACGTCGAACGAGTCCGTTTCCTATCCGGGTACGGCAGGCAAGTACCGGTGGCGCGTTTACTCGTACAGCGGAAGCGGCGAATACTCGCTTTGCACGCAAAAGCCGTAA